TGCGCTCCTTCCAGCTCAACATGGAGGTGTCGCTGATGGTGCGCGGCAAGTCCTTCGTCGAGGAGATGCGCAAGGTGGAGGACGGCTACCGCCGCGACAGCCGCGAACTCACCCTGGACGAGTGGATGAAGCAGCCGCTCCGCTCCACGGTGCTCGACAACCTCGCACGGCTGACCTCCGCCCTGCAGTAGCGCGCGGGCGGATCAGGAGACCAGCTCCCTGAGCAGCTCTATGTTCCCCGGGCAGCGCGTCGCAGAGCGCAGTCGCGGACTCTGTGGAGAAGTCCGTCGGAGGCGCGGTGTGGACGAAAGGGGAGGGGCTCAGCCGCGGGGGCGCAGGCGGACGGTCGGCAGCTCGGGTGCCGGCAGCGGCATCCCGTCGTAGCCCTCGACCGTGCCGAAGCGGCCGTCCGGCTCGGCGCCGGCGATGACCTCGTCCTGCCAGTCGGCGCGGTAGCGGACGATGTCCTCATGGCTGCGGCCGATGAAGTTCCACCACATCACGATCTCTTCGCCCAGAGGCTCGCCGCCGACGAGGATCAGCCGTGCGGGGGTCGCGGCGCTGACGGTGACGGCGGCGCGACCGGGATGGAGGTAGGCCAGGTGCGAGCGGGGGACGGCGACACCCTCGACGGTCACCTCGCCCGCGTCGACCAGCACCCCGTGCTCGAACGACGGGTCGAGCGGCACGTCGATGGTCGAGCCTCCCGGCATCAGGATCTCGGCGCCGACCAGGGGCGAGAAGACGGTCGCGTCGGTGCCGCTTCCGGCGAGCGAGCCGACGAAGGTCCGCACCGCCGCCGGACCGATGCTTCCGGCCACCGGGGTGTGGTGCTCGAAGAACGGGGCGACATCGCGCGAGACGGCAGGGAGCGCCACCCACAGCTGCACCCCGTGCAGACGCGACGTCCGCGGTGTCGACACCTCCGAGTGGCTGATCCCGCGGCCGGCCGTCATGAGATTCAGCTCACCCGGGCGGACCAGCGCGTGGCTCCCTACGCTGTCGCGGTGGTCGATCTCGCCCTCGAAGAGCCAGCTGACCGTCTGCAGGCCGGTGTGCGGGTGGGGCGGGACGCGCATCCCACCCGTCGCCGAGACGTCGTCGGGACCGTAGTGGTCGATGAAGCACCAGCCGCCGATGAGGGAGCGGCGGCGCTGCGGGAGGGTCCGGCGGACGGTCATCGCGCGCGGTCCGCCGAGCGGCACATCGCGCGGTTCCAGGATGTCGATCCCCGCGTCCGTGAGCACTGCGGAGTCCGCCACGAGCTCAGCAGGATCCCTCTCCAAGTTGCTCATAGCGGCATCCTAGGCGTCCGCCAGCGGGCACGGAGCGGTCCTTCCTAGAATGGACTCGTGCCCCGGACCGCCACCCGACTCCTCCCCGCCGTCGCCGCCCTCGTGGCCGTGGCGGCGCTCGCCGGATGCTCCTCCGCGCCGGGCCGGCCCGTCGACGATTACGCGGGCGAGCCGAAGGGCGTGCAGGCGCCCGCGAGCAGCGCCGGCGGCGCCGCCTGGGCCGCCTGGCTCGAGGACGGCGCGCGCGTGGCGATCGTCCTCTACGGCAGCTCGTCGTGCCCGCCGAAGGTGCAGAACATCTCGGTGAGCGGCGCCGACACGATCAAGGCGGTCCTCGCGCCCGCGCCCGGCGGCATCTGCACCCGCGACTACGTACCCCACACCACCGTCTTCGCCACTCCGGACCACATCACGAAGAGCGCCGAGGTGAACGTCGTCCTGCCGGATGCGACCCTCACTCTGCCCGCCCGTCAGGGCTGAACCGCCCAATCCTCCCGGCCGCCTGAGAGCTGTCACGCCCACGGCGAACAGGCCCACGCGACGGGGGGAGCGGTGGTTACTCTCTTTGTATCGACGCCGAACCTGCCCGGTGTCGTACGAGGAGTAGACATGTTCGAGAGATTC
This region of Leifsonia sp. fls2-241-R2A-40a genomic DNA includes:
- a CDS encoding pirin family protein, encoding MSNLERDPAELVADSAVLTDAGIDILEPRDVPLGGPRAMTVRRTLPQRRRSLIGGWCFIDHYGPDDVSATGGMRVPPHPHTGLQTVSWLFEGEIDHRDSVGSHALVRPGELNLMTAGRGISHSEVSTPRTSRLHGVQLWVALPAVSRDVAPFFEHHTPVAGSIGPAAVRTFVGSLAGSGTDATVFSPLVGAEILMPGGSTIDVPLDPSFEHGVLVDAGEVTVEGVAVPRSHLAYLHPGRAAVTVSAATPARLILVGGEPLGEEIVMWWNFIGRSHEDIVRYRADWQDEVIAGAEPDGRFGTVEGYDGMPLPAPELPTVRLRPRG